In Rhinopithecus roxellana isolate Shanxi Qingling chromosome 16, ASM756505v1, whole genome shotgun sequence, a single genomic region encodes these proteins:
- the LOC104676930 gene encoding LOW QUALITY PROTEIN: olfactory receptor 1L1-like (The sequence of the model RefSeq protein was modified relative to this genomic sequence to represent the inferred CDS: inserted 1 base in 1 codon; substituted 1 base at 1 genomic stop codon), whose translation MGRNKLTRPPEFILLGLSSXPEDQKPLFAVFLPIYLVTVIGNLLIILAIRSDTRLQTPMYFFLSVLSFVDICYVTVIIPKLLVNFLSETKIISYGECLTQMYFFIAFGNKDSYLLTVMAIDCYVXHYITIVSHRRCILFLVLSFCIPHFHSLLHILLTNQLIFCASNVIQHFFCDDQPVLKLSCSSHFVKEIIVMTEGLAVIMTPFSCIIISYLRILMTVLKIPSVAGKLKAFSTCGSHLTVVTLFYGSISYVYIQPLSNYTVKDLIATIIYTILTPVLNPFIYSLRNKDMKQGLVKLMHGMKCQ comes from the exons ATGGGAAGAAATAAACTAACAAGACCCCCTGAATTCATCCTTCTTGGACTCTCCTCTTGACCTGAGGATCAGAAGCCTCTCTTTGCTGTGTTTCTCCCCATCTACCTTGTCACAGTGATAGGAAACTTGCTCATCATCCTGGCCATCCGCTCAGACACTCGTCTCCAGACACCCATGTATTTCTTTCTAAGTGTCCTGTCTTTTGTTGACATTTGCTATGTGACAGTCATTATCCCTAAGTTGCTGGTGAACTTCTTATCAGAGACAAAGATCATCTCTTATGGTGAGTGTCTGACCCAGATGTACTTTTTCATAGCCTTTGGAAACAAAGACAGTTACCTGCTAACAGTCATGGCCATTGACTGCTATG GCCACTACATCACCATTGTGAGTCACAGACGCTGTATCCTGTTTCTGGTTCTCTCCTTCTGCATTCCACATTTTCACTCCCTCCTGCACATTCTTCTGACTAATCAACTCATCTTCTGCGCCTCCAATGTCATCCAGCACTTTTTCTGCGATGACCAACCAGTGCTAAAATTGTCCTGTTCCTCACATTTTGTCAAAGAAATCATTGTAATGACAGAAGGCTTGGCTGTCATAATGACCCCCTTTTCATGCATCATCATCTCTTATTTAAGAATCCTCATGACTGTTCTAAAGATTCCTTCAGTTGCTGGaaagctgaaagcattttctACCTGTGGCTCTCATCTCACAGTGGTGACCCTGTTTTATGGAAGCATTAGCTATGTGTATATTCAGCCCCTGTCCAACTATACTGTCAAGGATCTAATAGCAACAATTATCTACACCATACTAACTCCAGTGCTAAATCCATTTATCTATAGTCTCAGAAACAAAGACATGAAGCAGGGTTTGGTAAAGTTGATGCACGGGATGAAATGTCAATAA